A region from the Plutella xylostella chromosome 6, ilPluXylo3.1, whole genome shotgun sequence genome encodes:
- the LOC105382073 gene encoding pickpocket protein 19, whose protein sequence is MAKVESDSIWRYLCKKVINKLNDFGDKSCLHGVGYVFSTTYIPFVTRLFWLLMLLLCGYGASMVLVSVLTMFSAGAVSFSVETTYLDWDTPFPAVTVCESNKNVKNRIIKHLAEPAKTLNAKNITAQLKQFYEDVGYWQSGFCAQCTKCTYNVTCVRDIQATVSDIRMTCDEIFEPQCWWGEEAFPCCDRFLPVETEYGTCFAFNSRLARGALDVIKLNRHTGLKTLQFSATQAILMRAHSPSDVVTTYSEMYSVPLDANVTLVLKAESTVSDISVQAIPPELRGCFMSWEVPPAAEYWPFHRYKYDACIWYCRAMAQVQLCNCTHHFEPKMVGVRTCDVDGLACLTIKKNHLDSTNFTCFCPMACDEVTYKVMHRFYNRGPKENLPSMNKVLLAELPTLRVRRHAIRDMLSFVVDIGGVGGVFFGASVLSILEIVYLFCIRRQ, encoded by the exons ATGGCTAAAGTAGAGTCTGATTCTATTTGGAGATATTTGTGTAAGAAAGTCATAAACAAACTGAACGATTTCGGCGACAAGAGCTGCTTGCATGGAGTCGGATACGTGTTCTCCACTACATACATCCCGTTTGTTACTAG GCTGTTCTGGCTTCTAATGCTCCTCCTCTGCGGCTACGGAGCCTCCATGGTGCTGGTCTCCGTGCTGACGATGTTCTCCGCCGGCGCCGTGTCCTTCTCCGTGGAGACCACCTACCTGGACTGGGACACGCCCTTCCCGGCCGTCACGGTCTGCGAGAGCAACAAGAATGTCAAGAACAGGATTATTAAGCATTTGGCTGAG CCTGCTAAGACGCTTAATGC AAAGAACATTACCGCTCAGCTCAAGCAGTTCTACGAGGACGTCGGCTACTGGCAGTCCGGGTTCTGCGCCCAGTGCACCAAGTGTACCTACAACGTGACCTGCGTCCGGGACATCCAGGCCACCGTCAGTGACATCCGCATGACTTGTGACGAGATCTTCGAGCCGCAGTGCTGGTGGGGGGAGGAGGCGTTCCCGTGCTGTGACAG GTTCCTGCCAGTAGAGACGGAGTACGGCACGTGCTTCGCGTTCAACTCGCGGCTCGCGCGCGGCGCCCTCGACGTCATCAAGCTCAACCGACACACCGGCTTGAAAACTCTGCAGTTTTCAGCTACTCAAGCCATCCTG ATGAGGGCCCATTCTCCTAGTGATGTGGTTACTACATACTCTGAAATGTACTCCGTTCCACTGGACGCCAATGTCACTCTAGTCTTGAAA GCAGAGTCAACAGTAAGCGACATATCCGTCCAAGCGATTCCGCCGGAGCTGCGCGGCTGCTTCATGAGCTGGGAGGTGCCCCCGGCGGCCGAATACTGGCCTTTCCACAGATACAAGTACGACGCCTGCATCTGGTACTGCCGGGCCATGGCGCAAGTGCAGCTGTGTAATTGTACACATCATTTTGAGCCGAAGATGG TTGGTGTGAGAACTTGTGATGTCGATGGGCTTGCATGCCTTACGATAAAGAAGAATCATTTAG ATTCAACGAACTTCACTTGTTTCTGCCCAATGGCGTGTGACGAAGTTACTTACAAAGTCATGCACAGGTTCTACAA CCGCGGGCCGAAAGAGAATCTTCCATCTATGAACAAGGTCCTCCTCGCTGAACTTCCTACTCTGAGGGTCCGGAGACACGCCATCAGAGATATGCTCAGTTTTGTGG ttGACATCGGTGGGGTGGGCGGTGTATTTTTCGGTGCCTCCGTGCTGAGTATTTTAGAAATAGTCTACCTGTTCTGTATTCGTAGGCAATAA